Sequence from the Miscanthus floridulus cultivar M001 chromosome 16, ASM1932011v1, whole genome shotgun sequence genome:
atgctcaagggaatttaatctatataatgcatagagatagcatataaatatcaaaataaaatcaacatgatgatatcggtttagaaataccatatatgaaaatcaatttgatttctaccacttacaattggtggtggatatttgaagtatgatgcttaactctggggactctatttttcttgcaatgagactactgcacacatgataagcttgaaaagatgttagtctcaaagcatccaacttatatagtagcctccccctaaatttatgcacacaagtatggaatacttgtaggacacatgcacattgattttggaataaaaaataccacttgaaagatgacatcatatgagtgtgagagtcattttcgaagatgatatttgggagaaattatctacaatttggactttaacacatattagatgaacaatcaaaagacatgctatgtgccgtgcttctaaacaattttaaaccatgtaggtttgctccaagggttaagaatgaaaccgagcaagcctaccataagatatacctagtgtatgcatgacaaaggatataagcatgcaaatacaaacataggcatgaaaagtaactagatgtttAAATATACCAATTTAAAGTAATaatatctagttacctaacatgggaagggaaatttgggtccatagtattcactaacccacttgacaatgactttatccataatgatgcaccccatgaaatgcacctatacttttaccaagtctccaaattcctcgaagttcatcggacttctcacttccctttcgggatccaaaccttcttggtgctcttcatcttggaaatgattttctttggcacccaaaagcgtttgatcccattgttggcttgcttgttcaccttaatGGATACCACCTtgtaatttttctttttctttaacaagtatggtgtggaggccttcttgtctaccttgttggtgtaggtgttggagagcttgcttgtttgcttcttctctttcttctttgctcctcccccattcttcaccttgcactcataggacttgtgacctttcttgtggcacacgtagcaaaccacggtttgtccttcatcaagcttcttcactcctttgacggtgttatcttgataaagttgggcttgctttgccttgcctttcacttgagtcaagtccttggtgaggcgagctacttcttgcttgagttgctcattctcctttgcaacctcttatgtgcatgcatctacaacaactttctcaacacaaacttggttgcacaaagatgagtctaaacataaatcattataagaagtagaggcatcctttttagacatgttaaagatagaacttttatttttagatgccttggtgggggttttactaacggctttaagattagcaactttatttgttaacttatcacaatgtttgcacatggttttcattttagcaagcaaactttcataagcatcttgtgagctagctaacttttcttttaatttttcattttctttacaagttgctcatcattgattgtgcatgcatttgttgttgcactagccttaagttgctcaattttagtagatagttcaatattgagattagcaaatgtctcatattgttcaagcaaagttttatatgcttcttgtgaactatctagcttttcttttaatttttcaagcttcttttgttgactagtgcaaactttagcataattaagattttgttgcataatttcatcataagaaggcatttcatcaatcactatcactttcactagaggatgagctttcgttacctcgtgccataaggcacacacgagaagagcttgatgatgagtgcttgcggcctcgtctcttgtgatggtgttcttcttcacttaaaaAATCATCCCATGattttattgatgtgagggcttagttcttacatgccttcttctttgtcttaggtgtgtgCTTGTTTGAATAAACTTCTATAAAGTGCCCTAACTCACtgtatccatagcatcctctctttctttgctcatttctttgattggtgaagatggtatcttgaatttggatgggcacacccttgacattgagcctttggatcatcttctccaccttgttgataagtttgattgattcttcatcaaggtcggaggtggtggaggaagattgaccatcatcacttgaatcttcatcatcatcatcatcgtcctcatcttctttttcattttcacttgaggagcttgactttgagcttgtctcaacttgcttgcccttcatcttcttttttctcgctacatgtgagagctttgcctttgctcgatgaagaggcttcgtcttgacccatcttacgtgacatttcaaatgccactatcttgccattGACTATGtctagggtcatggtgctcaagttcttcatgttgtgaaggatggtgatgatgcttgcatatttcttttgtggtagcacggagatgatcttcctcatgatgtctgcatcatctagctttgttaatcctattgaatgaagcttattgataattagattcaaacgagaatacatattacgaacaagctcatcatcattcatattagatgtgtcgtcatggagctcttaaagttttaaccaaatttcatgtgccgtatttaaagtgaacacttggttaaacacatccatactacatgattcaaacaagcaatttttagctctagcattgaaataaatttctttttcttcactcttcgtgggtttattgggatttttaatgggtttcatcccgtcatgagtgactctctaaacacccaaatcaaccgcctcaaggtggcaagcccttctagctttataatagaagttagtgccgtcaaagtgcggaggcctagaggtatccttctcaaccactctaaatagcgtcggctcaacggtggttaagccaaaggtccaaaattgagccaaccggctctgataccacttgtagggaaccatgacgcctaagggggggagtgaattaggcaacttaaaattctaactctaaactatggcctctttttttaaccttagcaaaacatatgcaaaagataaactatctaaatgtgcaactacggttttactagtgtgttgctatctctaccgcaaaaggagtaaagtaatcaatgtaaatgcggaagctaaagagcaaggtagaaatatgcaaactcccgtcgacgactccggtatttttaccgaggtatcgagaagcgctcaagcttccccctagtccttgttggagcccctcgcaagaaatccctcgcaagggtcaagctcccggtcgggccttccccacgcgtaagtgggtctccgacgtgcctttcggcaagcctctctcaaatgctccccgccgtcttcactatcaagctttcagccaaaacgttgcgggccttgttccctctagtacacggtggcggccacaccataagcacggttggtgtgatctcgcaagactacaagcccctccgatgtccAACGATGGTGCGCGCAatcaccgagtgataagaggtatgcaaacctcactaaacattaggcctaaacctagagcaagcacataagcagtggtctaatcaatctaagcacttcgtaaagcacctacgctaatcacctaatgaatcactaagcactatacaagtggagatcactaaaatagtgtatcaacacccttgatatgtttccttggCTCCACAcgtctcaaatggccggttgtgggtctatttataagccccactgagaaagtagccgttggggacaaaaatcctgcttttctgctactgaccggactctgaccaacgtccggtcagcaccgactggacgcgtccggtcatgaaaactgctctctggaaccttactaatgttgaccggactctagcactcagcgtccagtcactttgctgctcaacgtccggtccagcgtccggtcgctgctgctgacgcctgctgttgccgagcctcttgatcggagcgtccgatcacttttcacCAGCGTctagtccagcgtctggtcacctctgtgagctcgtttcttcgtgatcttgcgtacggcttggttcctatcttcgtgcttggactttgcttgatatcttgggtcttctcttgtgctcctagggtcttacttatggtgttgatcatcggatcatcacgttgccttcgtccaagtcacgtcttgcaccctattaaactacaaaacaatcacttgcaaattcgttagtccaatttggtcgtgttggtcatcaaacaccaaaatccaaagtaaatgggcctagggtctattttccttacaatgtccTCTATGGGGTACAACAGTCGTGTTAGCCACCGCAAAAATGATGCTCCAGCTTAAGTCAATCTCTAAGCCAATACTTCTCAGAATAGCATGGTACTCTCTTATAAAAATGAAGTTGAGACATGATTTTGCATGATTTTTTATGCATATCTTTTGGTCAGTAATCGCTTTTCTAGATTGTACTGTTGCAACTGTTTGAATTTATGAGATTTTGTAATTATTTTACTATACAATTGTACATatacatctttcaagttctcaaaGTAAATAATTTACAAGTTATTGATATTTATAGTATTCAAAGTTTGATAAAATCTTGTCCTAGATGACATGTTATTATGACCGAATTACCGAAGTGATGCAACGACAGCTAATCACACACTCTCTCTATCCTTTTTGTTGTGAGGACATTTTTCCTGGTTCATCATACGTCATCGTGTTTGGATGATGAATCAACTAGAGGTCCGTGGTTGGCCAAAAAAACGCTTCTTGACCCCTTTGTCGGCATTGTCTCGGAGATGGCACACCACATCCTTATGGAATGCCGTTTTTTAGCAATCTTATGGAATGTTGTTATTCTAGGCACATCTGTAGTTGCATGCCATCTGGTTATCCCTGCCTTAACTTGAGCCGTAGTTACCCTCTTCCGCCTCCGTCAAGGGTTTGTGGATGACCGTTGGGTCTTTGCCCGGGGTCCCACGGAAGAGTCTCCGAGCGAAAAGAATCGTTGGCGCTAGACCTCGTCCAAAAGATCAAAGAAGAGGCAGGGACTTGGGTTTAGCTGGTGCAAAGTTTTTGACCGTCTTGATTGTTAGCCATTAGTTTCCTTTTATGCATATAGTTTGTTATCTTGTATCTCAATTTTGTTTCTTTAGTTGTCCTCTCAGTGCTATCTACTTGTGTGTTTCCCTGCAATGTTAATAAAAATGATATGGGTGCTTGTTCGTTCAAAAAAAGACGTGCACAAAATAAATGTACAAAGGATTTGTTTAGTTTAAACTCCGACAACCTTGTCTAACATTGCGTGTGCTCCCGGCGTCAGATTTCGGGCACTTGGGCTGCAGACCAACCAAACGACATATCCGTATCCGTAGTCCCATGGAAAAGCATTGAGAtgagattttttttgttttttttaaaaagtcaAAACCGATGGTCCGTGTGACTGGTGGTGCAGCTGCGCATTTGCTCAGTCAATACCTGAACTGAAACTACATGGTCCCGAACTCCCGATCCCAGAAATGGCAGAGCGCGACGACGCACGGTCGCACGCGCTGGTCGCTAGTCCATGCAGCCCAGGAGCCAGTAAATGGCAGTCACGCAGCTAACCTGACCATTTCCTCGGATCAGGAGCTGACCTGACCACCGCCCGTCCACGACCTGACCACCACCCTTTTCTCCCTCCCAGTCATTCACTCATTCCCCATGGACTGGGGACATCCGGACCCCGCGACCTCGCGAGTGCGTGCGCGACTGGGGCCGAGGCGACCGCGCGCACGCATTGACGCGCGGCTGCATGCATTGCATTGCCATCCTCCTCTCCCCACCGCCAGTCGCCCAGTccgccctgccctgccctgcccagGTGCCCCCTGGTCAATGGTCACCAGCACTGCCTATAAAGATGGACTCAGATCGGTGAGCCCAGGGCCAGGCCTCGCCACGTGTGCGCCCCCCCGGTCCTTCTTATACGCCCCTGCCCTGCCGTCCCCGTTCCTCTCCACCGATCTCCCCTCCGTCCCCGTCCACCCCCGCTCCCTCGCCCGTCGTCGTCGTTACCTCATCATGGAGTCCTCCTATCTGGGAAAGCGCAGGATGAACGGCGGCGCCGATAGGGAGACGCCCAGGGCGCCCGCTGCGTTCCTCCCGGCCGCCGCGCTGGGGTACGAGTACGGCGACGCGGAGGCGGCCCACCACCTGCCCCGTCGGGTGGCGGCGGGCGAGATGGACTTCTTCAAGAAGGAGAAAAGGGAGAGGAAGGACGCCGCCTTTGTGCCGTCGGACGAGCACGGCATCAAGGAAGACGACCTCACCATCAACGTACGTAACCCCCTTTGCTCGCGAATCGATTCAAATTCCTTTTGCTTTTCCTCCCATCCCCTCCTAGTCTGTCGGATCGGCGGTTTTCTACTTTTCCCTGACGCGCGCGGCTGGTCGGCCCGGCCGGCTCGGTTTTCAGATGGGTCTGCACCACGTCGGCGGGAAGAAGAGCAGCAtcaggagcgaggagtccaccgtcgacgacGGCGTCTCCTCCGACAACGTCGATCACAGGGAGACCAAAGCTGAGGTGAGCGAAATAAATCACCAACGAGCCGTGATCCATGCATTTGCCTAGTTTCTAGTACTTGACTGTGAATACATACCATCACTCACTGCCTGTTCTTGGAAATTAAACTCGATTTCATCAGATCAGATGCGCCAATTCTGCATGCAAGTTTAGTCAAACCTTAACTGGCCTCAGTCCCATGTGGATATGGCTACGACTAGTCCACTACCAGACACACACTGTAGATACTAGATAGAGAGAGAAACaaacaaaaatgaaaaatctTATTTATTCCTTTTGTTTAGTCTCTTTTGTTATATTACATTAGTactaaataaatgtgtatttatATGACCAGCTGGCACTGGCAAAATCCGAGCTTGGGCGCCTGAACGAAGAGAACAAGCAGCTCAAGGACTTTGTCAGCAGGCTGACCCTCAAGTACAATGCTTTCCAGATGCAGATGCCGGTCTACACTAcactgctgcagcagcagcaaagGACCAATAACCATCGAGCCCTTCTTCGCGGAGCTTCAGGCCATGAGGTAAACTCGATAGTCAATAACGTACGTACGTACCAGATCCTCGAAAGGACGGACGTCGTCGATCCATGCATGCGTCATCCATCGAGTAGCTAATGTAAGCGAGGCAACGTCTGACCGGTCGAAACTGTTGTTGTGTTGCGACTTGTTGCGATCGTACCATCATGTTCATGTCACCACCAGCTGATGAACGTCGTTCCGGAGACGAAGGACCAGgaggggagcggcggcggccaccTGCTCCCGCGGCAGTTCATCAGCAGCATCGGCACCGCCCCCGACGACCCGCTGCGCTCCATGGGCTCGTACGCAGTGCGCGGCGGCGACAGCTCGGGGTCGACCAGCAACGCggaaccgccgccgccgcagcccgggCTCATGGTCAGTGGCAAGGACCTGATGCCGCTGCCGGCGTTCGAGCACggccaccagcagcagcacctCGCCCACGAGATGGGTAGCAGCAGCCGGGCGGATGAGCCGCCGCAGCCGCACTACCTGGCGGCGCAGCAGGGCTGGCTCTCCAACAAGGTGCATAAGTTCCTCCCCGCCAAGGGCCCCGAGCCCGTCCCCGAGGCCGCCACCATGCGCAAGGCCCGCGTCTCCGTCCGGGCCCGCTCCGAGGCACCCATGGTACGCTAGGCTGCCAGTGTTCGCTTCTGAGTTCTGACTGTGGACTGCGACTGAGTTGTTGCTGAAAATGAAATGTTTGTTCTTGATCGTACGCAGATCAATGATGGGTGCCAATGGAGGAAGTACGGGCAGAAGATGGCCAAGGGCAACCCTTGCCCTCGCGCGTACTACCGCTGCACCATGGCTGCCGGCTGCCCGGTCCGCAAGCAGGTATGCTGTGCTGCTGAACGATGGGTCGATCGAGCCACAGGTTGGCAGTAGTGGTCGGTGGAGTCGTCTGAACATTTTGGGTTCGGCACGTTGTTGATCATGCATGTGTGGTGTGTGATGGCAGGTCCAGAGATGCGCCGAGGACACGACGGTGGTGATCACGACGTACGAGGGGCACCACAACCACCCGCTGCCGCCGGCGGCGATGCCGATGGcgtcgacgacggcggcggcggcgtccatgcTGCTGTCCGGGTCGATGCCGAGCGCGGACGGCGGCAGCCTGATGGCCGGGTCCAACTTCCTGGCGCGCGCCGTGCTGCCGTGCTCCTCCAACGTCGCCACCATCTCGGCGTCGGCGCCGTTCCCCACCGTGACGCTGGACCTCACGCAGCCGCCCCCGGGCGCCGCCTCCGTCACCTCGTTCGCGCAGCCGGCGCCGGCGCAGGCGCGGGCGACGGGGACGGAGCCCTCCCAGCTCCAGGCCGCGCTCGCCGACGCCCCGATGCCGCTGATGACGCAGCTGTTCGGGCAGAAGCTGTACGACCCCTCCTCCAAGGCCCCCGCCGCGCAGGCGGACGCGACGGGCGACACCGTCAGCGCGGCAGCCGTGATCGCGTCCGACCCCAACTTCACCGCGGTGCTCGCGGCGGCGATCAAGTCGTACATAGGCggtagcggcagcggcagcggcagcaacTGCGCCGGCGGGAGCAGCGGGACGACCGTGCTGCCGCCGGCTGCGGCGAGCAGCGCTGGCGATAGCAGCAGAGACGACAAGGTTGGGGAGCAGGGGAGCTGACGTGATCGCCTAGCGACACGATCGTCcgtttgcttgcttgcttgctcgcCCGATTCCAATTTTGTTCCGCTCTTGAGAGTTTGCTTCAGTTAGTTAATTGTCTCTTGCGTAGTTGAGTTCCCTCAAACTTTTGTTTAGTTGAGAGTTTGCTTCAGTTTCGTCTCCTCGAGGTAGGAGACGAAAATTTTGCTCTTTCTTTTTACTCCCCTGGGGCGTTTTTTATGGCAGCAAGTCGAGTACCAATTTTGTTCTGGCTACAACTTTTAGTTACAGATCATCTCTAAGACTCTTTCTAAAGTCCACTCTCTAAATCATTGTTTAGAGAatcatttatataaaaaatatttctatatttttgtatttttcaaCAGTTTTTTTATATCTTGTTTGCACTCTAGAAAACCATTCTCGTTTCCTATCTTTGGCTAACAAGAAATCCGGAATAAGAGACGGTTATATTTGGATATTCAGAATAAAAGATGGTTATATTTGGATAACCAACTGAAAAGTTTGTTAGATGATTTTTTTTCATTAAAATCTCTATTCCTGATAATTATGAAGAATTTAGAGAGTCTCTTGGACTTACTCTCTTTTTCGTGGAAGAAAAGTAGATGCTCTC
This genomic interval carries:
- the LOC136513834 gene encoding probable WRKY transcription factor 31 translates to MESSYLGKRRMNGGADRETPRAPAAFLPAAALGYEYGDAEAAHHLPRRVAAGEMDFFKKEKRERKDAAFVPSDEHGIKEDDLTINMGLHHVGGKKSSIRSEESTVDDGVSSDNVDHRETKAELALAKSELGRLNEENKQLKDFVSRLTLKYNAFQMQMPVYTTLLQQQQRTNNHRALLRGASGHELMNVVPETKDQEGSGGGHLLPRQFISSIGTAPDDPLRSMGSYAVRGGDSSGSTSNAEPPPPQPGLMVSGKDLMPLPAFEHGHQQQHLAHEMGSSSRADEPPQPHYLAAQQGWLSNKVHKFLPAKGPEPVPEAATMRKARVSVRARSEAPMINDGCQWRKYGQKMAKGNPCPRAYYRCTMAAGCPVRKQVQRCAEDTTVVITTYEGHHNHPLPPAAMPMASTTAAAASMLLSGSMPSADGGSLMAGSNFLARAVLPCSSNVATISASAPFPTVTLDLTQPPPGAASVTSFAQPAPAQARATGTEPSQLQAALADAPMPLMTQLFGQKLYDPSSKAPAAQADATGDTVSAAAVIASDPNFTAVLAAAIKSYIGGSGSGSGSNCAGGSSGTTVLPPAAASSAGDSSRDDKVGEQGS